TCAAATTAGTTGCATTTTTGAATTTTCCCTGATCTAATAATAAACAAACCCATGGTTGGGCCAGAAAATAACATAAATATATTAAACTACCTACAAAACCCGACAACAATTAAAGCTTTTAGCAATGACAAGCTTTGACAAAACCATGTATGATATTCATCTTCAAACGGAACCAAACAATAATGATTACAAAGTCTTACCTGAACCTGTCAACGTCTAATTCTAGGCTTGCACCGAAACTCAGCAAGAAGTGCAATGTGGTCTGATGACCACTCTGGAGAAGGAAGTGCTGTATCTTTTCTTAAGCTTTCTTCATCCAAGAGCTCCAACAAGGACTCCACCGTTAAAGAGTCCGCTGAAACCACAAACCAAAAAACTTCATGTGTAATAGATCAAAGATAAACATCGAAATGAACGATCATTTAAACTTGCAATGGGAAAACTCACCAGTGTAAAATATGTAATCTAGGGTACCAATAAAATCTCTAGTGCAATTTGTAAATAACGGTTCATTTGTTGTGGGGTCCATTCTCCTTCTTTGCTGCTCCAAACCAAGACCAACTCCCAACCTTGCAAAGGATGAATATGCGCTAACCTGTGGATTGCAATAGCCACCGCTTAACAACCAGCGGATACCCTATCTGTAAGAATTATTAAGTAGACGATTCATGAAAAAGCATGTATTACCAGTGGAAGCTGATGTATCAGCTTGCTGAGAGGGCGCAATATATTAAGAGGATCTACTTGTAAATCAATATGTGACGGATCCACCTTTCCCATAGCCAGAAGTGTATGAGGAGCACTGCAACAAAGCAGCAGTACCTTAAGCAAGAAACATACTGGTAATAATTATCAAATTCCAGCTAAAATAATCAGTGACAAGTAACAGACCTTCCAGGAACAGAATTAAAATCCCCACACACCAACATTGGAATATCTGCACTGGCAGCTATTTTCTCTAATCCTTTCAGGAGAGTATGAACCTGATATGAAAcagaagaaacaaaacaatatgagaaaaccaaaataatgaCATCTAAAGAATGTCACAAATTCGATCGCACACAGGGAAGACCTAAAACATATAAGTTACCTGCCAGAGCTTGACGTCCTTCAGATCTTGGTGGACGTTTACATGTGTGTTTGCCTGTAACATCAGAAGAGTGTAATTAAAAAGTGCCATGAAAAATACACGTAAATTTGCACTGAATTCTGGGCAGTTGAAAAGGAAACAGAGCCCAAAGAACAGATAATATAATGCATTCCATACCACACAAAGAAGCTGTCGTTTCCCTGGATTATCAACTCCCTGATTGCTAAATTTTGCTTCCAGAACCACTATGAGCGCAACATTATCCTATGAAACATCAAATCTAGGCATGAGTATCACAACACCGTTGATTGCAGAAGATAAggttcaaaatagaaaaatcataaataacCAACCAACCTTAACTAATCGATTTAACGCACTCTTCTTCTGATTAGTTGGAATCATGGCATCTGTCAAAGACTGGGCAGCCTTATTAAATTCAACCTGCATACAAACACAAATTTCTTCATACTAAAACCAAATAAACCTACAATTTGTGTGTTGTAATCACTTCATCAATAGAAACCTCATATTTTTTGACATGTGAAAATCTGTCTCTACGAAAAAAAGTTGCACAACCGTCAATTGTTTGCGTGTTCCCACTGTAAACCTGAAATCGGAATAAACTAAATTAGtcacaaaaaaaatattaggaAATGACCATAAGGAATGAAAAGGATGGGCAAAGAGACCtcatttgtttttctcttgtaTAGCGCTTGATAACCATGTTTGTCCAGCTCTGGGGCGAAAAATTCATCAAAATGATCACTTTGAACCTGAAGGAGCAAGCGATCAGTCCATTGATAAGTTCATATTATAGAgataatgcatatatatatatatatatatattttcaaattttacAAACAGATGAGTTTACGGTGAGATGTAGCATTATAATTCCAAATATCTAGGTGATTTGTCTGCCTTTAGGGATGACTAAGGCTTGCAACAGCTTATGATTTTATCTAAACTTGTTCACTGTCTTATCAAAAGCAGAGCACAAACTCCTTATGATTTTAAACCTTATATAATCTCCGGGAACCTTGATCTTATGAATCCAAAGAGAACAAAATTCTTCTTGCAATAATCAatatcaaaatatataaaagcTCATGAATCACTAAAGCAATGGAATAAGTGTGGATGTGTACCTCCTGAAGACAAACAATATCTGCACGGTAGCCTACAATTTCTCGCAACAGATTTTGCCTGCGGTATGGCCAAGAAAGTGCCCATGAAGGACAGTAGCTGTATGATTCACTTGTGGCATACACATCAGACAAAATGTTGTATGAAAGCACAGTAAAAGTTCCAGAAGATGAAATACGGCCATCTGAATCAATATTCCCCATCACATCAACTCCATTGACAGGAACCAATCGGCGTGGACTGGGAGAGGGTGCTGGAATCACACGGGAAGTTAATATGGCATTAGGGGGTCCCACAGGTACTTTGGTTTCAACATCAACTACAGCACACTCAAACTTCAGAACATGCCCAATATCATCAGCGGTTGGCGTATAAGTTTTAGAACGTCCCACTTCAAACCATGTTTCACCACCACTTCTTTGAGTAACAGCAGCAGGATACAAAGGTGTGGAACCATTTGTTAAACTAGTGCTTGACACAGAACCAGATAAGCTAGTGTTGAGAACACCAGATCCTGAGCTATTAAAGCGCCCAAACACCTCTTCCTCCtcatttccattttcatttaCAGCACTAGCAGCGCGGTCATGCAGAACACGGTGATGCTGCCATGCATCTGAGAAGCACTTGGGTGAACAATGGTAACTTTTGGAAACAGGTAGTTTGGCCTTGACGCATCCTAGACACTGCAATGTCGCTTGCTCAGATGGATGTACGCTACAGACAGCCACTTTTTTATCATTTTGTATACGATACCTGCAACGGAGACCAAGAATGAGTCGAGATAAATCACAGATAAATTTTTATAACCACCAACAGCAGTTTATTTGCTTAATGAAGACAACTCCTCTGCACATTGATATTTCACCATTATGAAGCATATTGAAAAACTAAAGTATGTATAAATTCACCAAATAAATATCATACAAGATgcatataatttgcaaaaagTTCAGATGTTAAGTTTTGCAGGATGCTCAGAGTAAAGAATTACAGGCACAAAGAACACCATCCAACTGGTTGTAACGTAAAATAGCATATTTGAATGCCTTCCTTGATGGTTTGTAATGCTTTAACTTTAAGTTAGGGTTCTTGTTTTTGGGTCTTTTTGGCCCCCatcttaccaaaaaaaaaaaaaaaaacatatttgaTAGGTGAGAGCTCAAATGTTGAGTGATACAAGAAATTCTTCGTTACAAACCGTTTACCCAACAGGAAATGGAAACTAAGCCTTttcttgaagaaaaaaaaaggatgatgaaagaaaagaaaaaagtaaaaaacctAATTTGCACATCAAAACGAGTATGAGTTAAGATGGGGGTTGAGATCTCAGTATCTCTATCTCAACAAACATCTCAACTTGATACTTATTATAACCCCAACCTTGACATTGTCCAAAAcaaattccttctcttttttaGGTTAGTTTCTAATGGGTATATAGCCTTTCTCCATATTAAGAAATCCCAAAGCCAATATGGCAGATAAAGAGTAAGCAAAAACTGTATTCAGTTATGTTTTCAGTTTCTCCTCTAATAAGATTGGGAGGAAAGGAatcaaattttggattttggtAGTAAGTGTAGGCGATCTATTATAAGCACACCACCAGGTAATTGGGTTCTCATCCTGAATTAGCAGCATCTACACTTAATAATGCATTAGCAATGGAAAGGCAGAAATCTAACCCGGATATCCTAACAATTATTACAAAATGACAGTTACCAGTATTAGAGCTGTTGCAACACAGATAGCTGTGCTATTAATCCTTATCAATGAGTTCATGACCGACTATTACATGCTTGCACATTGACAAATaattttacccttttatatCAAAGTAAACATCACTATTAAGCTAGATAAAACACCAAGATACAGCATTCAATTATCTGAATTTGACTGTTCAAGGAAATCCATACCGCAACTTAAAACATTGATACagcattcaaattcaaaagccAGATAAAACACCACCGGGTTTGATACATCACACTGACATCTTTATCAACGGAAACCATTttccacaaaacaaaataacccTAAACCAAAAGTGAAAAAATGCCGTGCATTGCTACATGCAAACTACACTAAACAACAATGCTCTTACACTCTTACACACAATCCCAAAATCATTGACAACCCGAAAAAACCAAGCTCAAAACCCCGAAATCAAACCAACCTAACAAACACCCAATCAAAAACCACACAAACCATTACAAAAAACAACACTCAAATTGATTCCGAAAAACCGCAACTCACCACTTGTATCTCAAGAACTGGCCATCAATAGGCGCCGTCTCCGGCACATCGTCAGTAGTGACGGTCTTATCAGGGCGGCGCAAGAGCACATAAGGCGTGAGCTCACAGCCTACAATGGGAATATCAGAAGGAAGGTGCACGCGTATCACGCTAAGCATGCTTTGTTTTTCTCTCGTGTTTTCTCTCACTCTCTACACCAAAAATGTCGACCAAATCgaacaaattcacaaacaacTCCGAGGCGGATACCTGGCGGATCCGCCATTTACATGGCCCCAATACCCGCCAGCCTTGACGGACCtcccaaaaccctaacaatTAGTCTCCGAATTCGACCGCCGCAGATCGAGGCCCTTCGATTGAGACGACGCGGGGTTTCGGAGAAGGAAGGAGAGGGGCTGCTCCGGCGGAGGTTAGAGAGTGATTGTGGTGGATCGATTGGGGGAATGGGATCGAGGATTGTGGAGTGAGAGAGAGCGAAAGCTAGGGTGGGTTTGAGAGAGGGGAGGGGAGGTAAAGGAGAAATGGAGGAGAGGGAGGGGGATCGGTAATTAGGGTTTTACAGAGGAAGTGAGAGTAATCTGGTTGGCTCCATTTTTTCTGAATTGAGagacgcagagagagagagaggggaagagAGAAGAGGTGGCTCTCGCTCTTTCTTATATACGATACGAAGACCAGTCTCGATAcgacttttttttatttggaattTGTGTGTTATTGGGACTCTACTTTGGTTGTAAACTctgatctcttttttttttttttttggagaattgaTCTCTTTGTTCTGTTCGGGTAAATAGAAAATGgtggaaaaaaaatataccaTGGTAAATggtaaaatgtttttttttcccctattGGTGGCTTGGGGTTCATTTTGTTATTATTTATCATTTATTAAATTGCTTTGAAGTGGATTAATGAAAATTGGAAAAGCTTTGAGAATAACTACCATTCTTTTGAAGGAAACCTGAATTatgtgtgtctgacccaaacacATTTATTTGTTTCAGTTGTAATAGGTTAGAATATTCTAAATCTCCTAATCAAAGTTTGATTAGGTTTTCTTGTACTCTAAAATTTTgcacttgtaatcctctatatgaAGAGACCCAtattctattatcaatgagatcATCCAATTATTCTCCTGAATCTCTTCTCTCttaaatacgttatcagcacgaaactcTAACCTTGAATTAAaagccaaaaccctagaaagttAAAAATCTCACACCTCGCCCAGACACAGCAAGACTCGGCCAGACGCGACCAAACAGCGACCAGCACTTTGCTAGACGCAGTCATGCACCAGCCGAGTCTCGGCCAATAGCTAACCTCACTCCCCGGCGCCTCCTACGCATCGGTTAGCCTCTCTAGGCTCATCCCTCGCACAAGTTAGCCTTATAAGTGACTTTTCAAGgtaatttttttctaaaagttgtTGCTTTCGTTTACTTTCCTACTTTCTTGCACTCGGGGATTCTAATATCTCTTTTTCTACCTCCCACATTTTTGTAACATGGGATTTGAGTCGAACTGTGGGGATTTGCGTTATCTCCGAGTATTGACTCGTTGAGATTATTCTTACGATAGACCTTTATACATCactgtttcaatctaatccaatatctcttagAATCGAATTTCTTGATAGCGAATTACGCTCAAAAATTCATATTGTTTTCCTGGGTTAGCTTTtaagctccgaaactaatctttTTTCGTAGTTAGCTTTTAAGCTCCGAGCTAAGGGTTGAATACATCAAATATGGCAAGGAAGATGAAAccacttattttttttaaagtcttttattttccaagattgATATAGCAAGGCACTTGGCATAACTTTTAGTAGATGCCTATGGTTTTTAGCTTTTCT
Above is a genomic segment from Rosa chinensis cultivar Old Blush chromosome 3, RchiOBHm-V2, whole genome shotgun sequence containing:
- the LOC112192383 gene encoding carbon catabolite repressor protein 4 homolog 1; the protein is MLSVIRVHLPSDIPIVGCELTPYVLLRRPDKTVTTDDVPETAPIDGQFLRYKWYRIQNDKKVAVCSVHPSEQATLQCLGCVKAKLPVSKSYHCSPKCFSDAWQHHRVLHDRAASAVNENGNEEEEVFGRFNSSGSGVLNTSLSGSVSSTSLTNGSTPLYPAAVTQRSGGETWFEVGRSKTYTPTADDIGHVLKFECAVVDVETKVPVGPPNAILTSRVIPAPSPSPRRLVPVNGVDVMGNIDSDGRISSSGTFTVLSYNILSDVYATSESYSYCPSWALSWPYRRQNLLREIVGYRADIVCLQEVQSDHFDEFFAPELDKHGYQALYKRKTNEVYSGNTQTIDGCATFFRRDRFSHVKKYEVEFNKAAQSLTDAMIPTNQKKSALNRLVKDNVALIVVLEAKFSNQGVDNPGKRQLLCVANTHVNVHQDLKDVKLWQVHTLLKGLEKIAASADIPMLVCGDFNSVPGSAPHTLLAMGKVDPSHIDLQVDPLNILRPLSKLIHQLPLVSAYSSFARLGVGLGLEQQRRRMDPTTNEPLFTNCTRDFIGTLDYIFYTADSLTVESLLELLDEESLRKDTALPSPEWSSDHIALLAEFRCKPRIRR